CTGCCAATGCAGGTTCGGACGATGCCATTTGTGGTTTAGTTTATGATTTAGCCGCTATTCCAAGTATTGGTACAGGCACATGGACAAAAACCTCAGGTTCGGGCACCGCAACCTTTACTCCCGATATTAACGATGCAAACGCTAGAGTAGAAGTAAGTGTTGAAGATACTTATGAATTTACTTGGACGGAAGTTGAAGGAACCTGCTCTGATTCAGATGCTGTAAGTGTCACATTCAATCCCGTTCCAACTGCCAATGCAGGATCAGACGATGCCATTTGTGGTTTAGTTTATGATTTATCTGCTATTCCAAGTATTGGTACAGGCACATGGACCAAAACCTCAGGTTCGGGCACCGCAACATTTACTCCAAACGAGAATGCTCCAAATGCTAGAGTCGAAGTTAGCAGTGAAGATACTTACGAATTCACATGGACAGAAGTTGAAGGAACCTGCTCCGATTTAGATGCTGTAAGTATCACATTTAATTCCGTTCCAACTGCCAATGCAGGTTCGGACGATGCCATTTGTGGTTTAGTTTATAATTTAGCCGCTATTCCAAGTATTGGTACAGGAACATGGACCAAAACCTCAGGTTCGGGCACCGCAACATTTACTCCCGATATTAACGATGCAAACGCCAGAGTGGAAGTAAGCACTGAAGATACTTATGAATTCACCTGGACAGAAATTGAAGGAACTTGCTCCGATTCAGATGCTGTAAGTATTACTTTCAATCCCGTTCCATCAGCCAATGCAGGTTCGGACGATGCCATCTGTGGTTTAGTTTATGATTTAGCCGCCGTTCCAAGCATAGGCACGGGCACATGGACCAAAAACTCAGGTTCGGGAACTGCCACTTTTACTCCAAACGAGAATGACCCAAATACTAGAGTCGAAGTAAGTGTTGAAGATACTTACGAATTTACTTGGACAGAAATAGCAGGAACCTGCTCTGATTCAGATGCTGTAAGTGTCACATTCAATCCCGTTCCAACTGCCAATGCAGGTTCAGACGATGCCATTTGTGGTTTAGTTTATGATTTAGCCGCCGTTCCAAGTATAGGAACAGGCACATGGACCAAAACCTCAGGTTCGGGAACTGCCACTTTTACTCCAAACGAGAATGACCCAAACGCTAGAGTAGAAGTAAGTGTTGAAGATACTTATGAATTCACCTGGACAGAAGTTGAAGGAACCTGCTCCGATTCAGATGCTGTAAGTATTAAATTCAATCCCGTTCCAACTGCCAATGCTGGTTCAGACGATGCCATTTGTGGTTTAGTTTATGATTTAGCCGCTGTCCCAAGCATAGGCACGGGCACATGGACCAAAACATCAGGTTCGGGAACTGCCACTTTTACTCCAAATGAGAATGCCCCAAATGCTACAGTAACAGTAAGTACTGAAGATACTTATGAATTCATCTGGACAGAAATAGAAGGAATTTGCTCCGATTCAGATGCTGTTAGTATTACTTTCAAACCATCTCCTGAACCCAACGCAGGTTCGGACGATGCCATCTGTGGTTTAGTTTATGATTTAGACGCCGTTCCAAGCATAGGCACGGGCACATGGACCAAAACCTCAGGTTCAGGCATGGCTACATTTACTCCTGATATTAATTCGCCAAATGCCAAAGTAGAAGTAAGTGTTGAAGATACTTATGAATTTACCTGGACAGAAATTGAAGGAACTTGCTCCGATTTAGATGCTGTAAGTATTACTTTCAATCCCGTTCCAACTGCCAATGCAGGTTCGGACGATGCCATTTGTGGTTTAGTTTATGATTTAGCCGCTATTCCAAGTATTGGTACAGGCACATGGACAAAAACCTCAGGTTCGGGCACCGCAACCTTTACTCCCGATATTAACGATGCAAACGCTAGAGTAGAAGTAAGTGTTGAAGATACTTATGAATTTACTTGGACAGAAGTTGAAGGAACCTGCTCCGATTTAGATGTTGTTAGTATTACTTTCAATCCCGTTCCAACTGCCAACGCAGGTTCAGACGATGCCATTTGTGGTTTAGTCTATGATTTAGCCGCTATTCCAAGTATAGGAACAGGCACATGGACCAAAACCTCAGGTTCGGGCACCGCAACATTTACTCCCGATATTAACGATGCAAACGCTAGAGTAGAAGTAAGTGTTGAAGATACTTATGAATTCACCTGGACAGAAATTGAAGGAACCTGCTCTGATTCAGATGCTGTAAGTGTCACATTCAATCCCGTTCCAACTACCAATGCAGGTTCAGACGATGCCATTTGTGGTTTAGTTTATGATTTAGCCGCCGTTCCAAGTATAGGAACAGGCACATGGACCAAAACCTCAGGTTTAGGCATGGCTACATTTACTCCTGATATTAATTCGCCAAATGCCAAAGTAGAAGTAAGCAGTGAAGATACTTATGAATTTACTTGGACAGAAATTGAAGGAACCTGCTCTGATTCAGATGCTGTAAGTATTACTTTCAATCCCGTTCCAACTGCCAATGCAGGTTCAGACGATGCCATTTGTGGTTTAGTTTATGATTTAGCCGCCGTTCCAAGTATAGGCACAGGAACATGGACCAAAACCTCAGGTTCAGGCACCGCAACCTTTACTCCCGATATTAACGATGCAAACGCTAGAGTGGAAGTAAGCACTGAAGATACTTATGAATTCACCTGGACAGAAATTGAAGGAACTTGCTCCGATTCAGATGCTGTAAGTATTACTTTCAATCCCGTTCCAACTGCCAATGCAGGTTCAGACGATGCCATTTGTGGTTTAGTTTATGATTTAGCCGCCGTTCCAAGTATAGGAACAGGCACATGGACCAAAACCTCAGGTTCGGGCACCGCAACATTTACTCCCGATATTAACGATGCAAACGCTAGAGTAGAAGTAAGTGTTGAAGATACTTATGAATTCACCTGGACAGAAATTGAAGGAACCTGCTCTGATTCAGATGCTGTAAGTGTCACATTCAATCCCGTTCCAACTGCCAATGCAGGTTCAGACGATGCCATTTGTGGTTTAGTTTATGATTTAGCCGCCGTTCCAAGTATAGGAACAGGCACATGGACAAAAACCTCAGGTTCGGGCACCGCAACATTTACTCCCGATATTAACGATGCAAACGCCAGAGTAGAAGTAAGTAGTGAAGATACTTACGAATTTACCTGGACAGAAATAGAAGGAACCTGCTCCGATTCAGATGCTGTAAGTGTCACATTCAATCCCGTTCCAACTGCCAATGCAGGTTCAGACGATGCCATTTGTGGTTTAGTTTATGATTTAGCCGCCGTTCCAAGTATAGGAACAGGCACATGGACAAAAACCTCAGGTTCGGGCACCGCAACATTTACTCCAAACGAGAATGCTCCAAACGCCAGAGTAGAAGTAAGTAGTGAAGATACTTACGAATTTACCTGGACAGAAATAGAAGGAACCTGCTCCGATTCAGATGCTGTAAGTATCACATTTAATTCCGTTCCAACTGCCAATGCAGGTTCGGACGATGCCATTTGTGGCTTAGTCTATGATTTATCTGCTATTCCAAGTATTGGCACAGGAACATGGACCAAAACATCAGGTTCGGGCACAGCAACATTTACTCCAAACGAGAATGCTCCAAATGCTAGAGTCGAAGTTAGCAGTGAAGATACTTACGAATTCACCTGGACAGAAATTGAAGGAACTTGCTCCGATTTAGATGCTGTAAGTATCACATTTAATTCCGTTCCAACTGCCAATGCAGGTTCAGACGATGCCATTTGTGGCTTAGTTTATGATTTAGCCGCTATTCCAAGTATTGGTACAGGCACATGGACAAAAACCTCAGGTTCTGGAACGGCAACATTTACTCCAAACGAGAATGACCCAAATGCTAGAGTAGAAGTGAGCGAAGCAGATAGCTATTCTTTCACATGGACAGAAATAGAAGGAACCTGCTCTGATTCAGATGTGGTGAGTATTATTTTTTACGATGCTCCAATAAGTTGTGATTCGGAGAGTATGGAGATTTGTGGAGAAGAGGTAGCTTTGAATATTCCGTACTCTAATCTTTCCGGACAATGGTCTTTAATTTCCGGAGATGGAAATATTGAATATCTACCTGATAATACATCAAGAAACGTAACAATTAAAGTAGATAAGCCTGGGGATTATGTTGTTTCCTGGGAGGAACAGAATGAGCAATGTTCTTCTCAATGCGAGTATAATATAAGCTTTTATGAGCAACCTGTAGCAGATGCAGGTGATGATATTTTTCTAGATTTTTCTAAAAGAGTTAAACTAATCTCTATTTTATCAACTAATGGAAATGGAACATGGTCTATATTGTCAGGTCATGCAGATATAGATAATTATCTGGCATCTGAAACTTATGCTGAAAATTTTAGCCTTGGCGAAAATATTTTACAGTGGACTGAACAAAATTATATTTGTGAAGATTCAGATGAAGTTAGTATACATATCGACGGATTATTTATTCCGCAGGTAATTACTCCTAATGGAGATGGAAAAAATGATTTTTTTGTAATTCGAGGAATACAGCAAATAGGAAATATTGAGTTTATGGTATTTAATAGAACAGGTATGGAGGTTTATAAAACCTTAGATTATAAAAATGATTGGAATGGTTTTACTAAGGATGGAAAACAACTTATGATGGGTACATATTTTTATATTGTTCGATTGGAATCAGGAAAAGTATATAAAGGCAGTATTGTAATAAAAAAATAATATGAAAAGAATTATTGTTTTAATAATATTGTTCTACTTGCCTTTTTATTTAATTGGACAAATCCATGAATTGAGAAATCAATTCATATTTAATCCTTTGGTAATAAATCCTGGTTATACAGGTCACGAAAAAGCATTAAGCGCTATAGCCGTATATCGTAACCAATGGGTTGGTTTCGATGATGCACCTGAGACGAAATCTTTTTCGGCTCATTCTCCTTTGCGTTTGCAGCACATGGCATTAGGAATAAGCGTAATCAATGAAAAAATCGGAGCTACTAATGAGACCTCCATAATGGGCATATACGCTTATAAATTAAAGTTTTCCAAAGGAATTCTTTACATGGGATTAGGAGCTGGACTAAATACCGTAAATACTAAATGGACACAATT
This genomic interval from uncultured Marinifilum sp. contains the following:
- a CDS encoding gliding motility-associated C-terminal domain-containing protein translates to MNKKLYALVPSLILPFCLLFLSPYKVWLNFIEYSTHEVISDVFINASNRSANFTKTYIDNTEFSTCKHEPEYFYSNRLSQVKNVNYDSRDLRMDVPLPPFCIAGLDGEVCISEVSYTITGSTSVNVSSILWTTSGDGNFDDATIDNPTYNFGENDEGTTLVLTKTVYGTEVYSSETYADSLELKVLEQPIADAGTGGNSCSFTYSLLEAFPSVGVGMWSKVSGPGNVVFDDINDPESRVTVDLLGTYVFRWTEENGTCSDSDDVEVNFYKQPNVNAGPDGNTCGLLEYQLAATSSTGSGTWSKISGAGNATFIPNVNDPNAKLEVDMYDVYEFEWMEKTDACIDSDNIKIGFYQQPDANAGSDKEICGLEFELEAVASVGTGTWTKTLGSGTATFTPNENAPNATVEVSTEDTYEFTWTEIEGTCSDSDAVSVTFKPSPEPNAGSDDAICGLVYDLAAVPSIGTGTWTKTSGSGTATFTPNENDPNARVEVSVEDTYEFTWTEVEGTCSDSDAVSIKFNPVPTANAGSDDAICGLVYDLAAVPSIGTGTWTKTSGSGTATFTPNENAPNATVTVSTEDTYEFIWTEIEGICSDSDAVSITFKPSPEPNAGSDDAICGLVYDLAAVPSIGTGTWTKTSGSGTATFTPNENDPNARVEVSVEDTYEFTWTEVEGTCSDSDAVSIKFNPVPTANAGSDDAICGLVYDLAAVPSIGTGTWTKTSGSGTATFTPNENAPNATVTVSTEDTYEFIWTEIEGICSDSDAVSITFKPSPEPNAGSDDAICGLVYDLDAVPSIGTGTWTKTSGSGMATFTPDINSPNAKVEVSVEDTYEFTWTEIEGTCSDLDAVSITFNPVPTANAGSDDAICGLVYDLAAIPSIGTGTWTKTSGSGTATFTPDINDANARVEVSVEDTYEFTWTEVEGTCSDSDAVSVTFNPVPTANAGSDDAICGLVYDLSAIPSIGTGTWTKTSGSGTATFTPNENAPNARVEVSSEDTYEFTWTEVEGTCSDLDAVSITFNSVPTANAGSDDAICGLVYNLAAIPSIGTGTWTKTSGSGTATFTPDINDANARVEVSTEDTYEFTWTEIEGTCSDSDAVSITFNPVPSANAGSDDAICGLVYDLAAVPSIGTGTWTKNSGSGTATFTPNENDPNTRVEVSVEDTYEFTWTEIAGTCSDSDAVSVTFNPVPTANAGSDDAICGLVYDLAAVPSIGTGTWTKTSGSGTATFTPNENDPNARVEVSVEDTYEFTWTEVEGTCSDSDAVSIKFNPVPTANAGSDDAICGLVYDLAAVPSIGTGTWTKTSGSGTATFTPNENAPNATVTVSTEDTYEFIWTEIEGICSDSDAVSITFKPSPEPNAGSDDAICGLVYDLDAVPSIGTGTWTKTSGSGMATFTPDINSPNAKVEVSVEDTYEFTWTEIEGTCSDLDAVSITFNPVPTANAGSDDAICGLVYDLAAIPSIGTGTWTKTSGSGTATFTPDINDANARVEVSVEDTYEFTWTEVEGTCSDLDVVSITFNPVPTANAGSDDAICGLVYDLAAIPSIGTGTWTKTSGSGTATFTPDINDANARVEVSVEDTYEFTWTEIEGTCSDSDAVSVTFNPVPTTNAGSDDAICGLVYDLAAVPSIGTGTWTKTSGLGMATFTPDINSPNAKVEVSSEDTYEFTWTEIEGTCSDSDAVSITFNPVPTANAGSDDAICGLVYDLAAVPSIGTGTWTKTSGSGTATFTPDINDANARVEVSTEDTYEFTWTEIEGTCSDSDAVSITFNPVPTANAGSDDAICGLVYDLAAVPSIGTGTWTKTSGSGTATFTPDINDANARVEVSVEDTYEFTWTEIEGTCSDSDAVSVTFNPVPTANAGSDDAICGLVYDLAAVPSIGTGTWTKTSGSGTATFTPDINDANARVEVSSEDTYEFTWTEIEGTCSDSDAVSVTFNPVPTANAGSDDAICGLVYDLAAVPSIGTGTWTKTSGSGTATFTPNENAPNARVEVSSEDTYEFTWTEIEGTCSDSDAVSITFNSVPTANAGSDDAICGLVYDLSAIPSIGTGTWTKTSGSGTATFTPNENAPNARVEVSSEDTYEFTWTEIEGTCSDLDAVSITFNSVPTANAGSDDAICGLVYDLAAIPSIGTGTWTKTSGSGTATFTPNENDPNARVEVSEADSYSFTWTEIEGTCSDSDVVSIIFYDAPISCDSESMEICGEEVALNIPYSNLSGQWSLISGDGNIEYLPDNTSRNVTIKVDKPGDYVVSWEEQNEQCSSQCEYNISFYEQPVADAGDDIFLDFSKRVKLISILSTNGNGTWSILSGHADIDNYLASETYAENFSLGENILQWTEQNYICEDSDEVSIHIDGLFIPQVITPNGDGKNDFFVIRGIQQIGNIEFMVFNRTGMEVYKTLDYKNDWNGFTKDGKQLMMGTYFYIVRLESGKVYKGSIVIKK